The DNA region CGTCCTGCACTTGCTCGAACGCGGGGAAGACGGCCGAGATGTCGTCGTCCGAGCCACCGAGAGGACGCAGAACCAGCAGGTCGGGCTTGGTCTCGGGAAGGACAACCCACTCCCGGCCACGGGCGGTGACCAGGGAGCCGGGAGTATAGGTGCGCGTCATCGGGGCTTCCTCGTAGCGGTGTCAGCCGGTTCCACGGCCGGGCAGGGCGGACAGTGCGGGCGTATCGTCATCAGGACGAGCCGAGGCCGAAGTAGCGGGCGTGTTCGGCGGCGATGGCTTCCCAGTCGCCGCCTTCCGGGAAGCGGATGACGTCCCACCGGGCGAGGAAGAGCCGGTCCTCGGCGTCCTCGTCCCGCCTCGCATCGTCCTCACCGCCGACGAAGACGGCGAGGTTGACCCCGGGCATCCGGTAGACGAAGTCGGGCCGGGCATCGGCTTCGGAGACCGTAACCCCCGCCTCGTCGGGCAGCCGGAGGCCGCGCTCCCTGAGCCAGTTCAGAAACTCCGTCTCGACCGCCGTGACGGAGGCTGCCCCACCGGCACCGGGGGCGGGAGTCGACACAGGGGCAGAGGCCGTCATGAGCCTCAGATGCTGCTCTGTCGTGGTCTCGCCGCGCTTCTCGCTCGTCGCCTCGGCGGAGGCGAGCCGCAGCAGCACGTCGGTGACATCGTGGCGGTTGATCACGCCGTGGTGGAGCTGGTTACCGTAGGTCAGCAGGCACTCGTAGCAGCCACGGGCACACGGCCGATCGGGGTGCGGACCCTTGTCGTCCCCGCCGTACTCGTCGAAATGGCAGATGGCCAGTGCCTGCAGGGCAGCCTTGGCCAGCGCCCCCGGCTCCGCCTGGAGGCGGCGCAGGACGCCGGCACCGCCCTCGGCGGCCTCGGTGAACAGCAGCCGGTCCCGCGGGCCGTCGGCCGGCGGCAGGAGCTCGCTGGTCAGTTCGGAGTCCTCCAGCTCGAAGGCCGTCTCGATGCCGCGTTCCAGGGCGTACATCAGGGTCAGGGCGACCGGTTCCGGCAGCGGCTCGTCGAGGGTGACGACAAGGATGTTGCGACGATCCTCAACAAAGGGGATGACCCGCTTCTTGCGGCGCTTGTCCTTGCCGTCTGCGTCGACGACAGGCATCTCGCTGGAGTCGCCGGAGGCGTCGGAGGCATCCCGCTCGTTCATCCATCGCCCGTCGGCGGGGTCGAGCCAGTAGCCGGGCGGCTCATTGTCCTTGGCGCGCAGCCTACCGACGTTGGTGATGCGGACGGTGGCGGAGTCGCCGTAGGTGAGCGTGGCGAGCGGACCGGTGGAGTCCGCGACTCGGGCGTCCTGTCGCCCCTGGCGCGCACCGTGCCGCCGGAAGCGGTACGACGTCTCCAGCCGGTAGCCGGCCCGGCGGCGCTCCTCCTCGTCGGAGGAGATGCGCTCCCGGCGCTGGGTGTAGACGGTGTGCAAGTGCAGCAGGCCGTAGGTCGGCGCGCCCAGCGGCTTTTTACACATGTCGCACTTGTCCCGGCGCAGTTCGGGTTCGTCCAGGTAGCCGCAGTGGCCGCAGCGGCGAGCCTCACTGGTGGAGATGTCGCCGGAGGAGTCGGGCGGCAGCTGGATGCGAGTCACCTGGTAGCGGGCGCCCTCGTGGTAGATAAGCGCGCCGGGGCCGAACTCACGGATCGCAAGAAAGCGGGGGCGCTGGAGGTAATCGCCGTCGCCATGACGACCACCCCGGCTGGGGATGAAGGCAGCGAGTGGCAGCCGGGGGAAGGAGTAACCGGGCAGGAAGCCCTCTGACGCGAGGTAGCGGTAGGGGTTGAAGTCCGACAGGACGGAGCGATTGTCCGGGCTCTCGTTCTTGAGCAGGTTGAGCTGAGTCTCGGCCTGAGTGCGGCGGCGGAACGCCTGTCGGCGGTCCCCCTCGGTCAGGGTGTGATCGAGGACCCGCTTGTTCTGGACGTACTGGTCGACGAGGGCCGACCTGTATAGGTCGCGCCAACGGTCGAAGGCACGATCGAAGTTGCGTGGTGCCTTGCGTACGGCGTCCTCGATCCACCGCTCGTCCCACCAGGTGGTATCCCCGAACTGGGGCAGTAGCGGGCCGAGGATGCGCCGGGCCGCGTCCACCGTGCGGGTCTGCGCGCCCGGCTCGTGGGAGGCGTCCCGGATCCCGTCGCGGAGAGCGAGCCCAGGAGTCGGGCTGCCGGAGTTCTCACCGTGGGCGATGTCGAGGACTTGAGGAATCGCCCGGCCCAGCGTGAGCCCGGCCTCGGCGAGCCAGATGCCCTGGAGGTGTGAGCGGACCAGGTCCTCGTTGGCCAGGTCCAGGCGTGGCGGGGCGACGGCACCGGCGACCATGCGGTCCGAGCGGCGGAAATAGTACTGGTCGTGGCTGTTGCCGGTGGCGCAATACGTGGTGACAAGGGCGGGCTGACCGCTGCGCCCGGCCCGGCCGCTGCGCTGAGCGTAGTTGGCCGGGGTGGGAGGGACGTTGCGCATCATGACGGCGTTGAGCGAGGAGATGTCGACGCCGAGCTCCATCGTGGGGGAGCAGTAGAGCAGCTTGAGTTCGGCCTTGCTGAAGGCTTCCTCGCGCTTCTGCCGATCCTCGGGGTCGACCTGTGCGGTGTGCTCGCGGGCGAATAGGCCGGACAGGCCGTCGGCTGTCTCACGGTAGAGCTGACGGAAGAAGGCATTGACGCGCGGGCCGTCACCGCTGGGATAGGTGCGGGTGAGGGGGTCATGAGCGCCGGTCTCGCCCGTTCCGGCCCGCCAAATGATGGACGCCGCCGACACCCGGTAGCCGGTGACGGTCGCCGACGGCTTGCGAAAGCGCCCCGCCCTCTGTGGGGCAACGGACACCTCGGTCACGAGGCCGGCGTTCCTGAGGACCTTCAGCAGATCCTCGATGACCGTCTGGAGATCGGCGAAGTCCATCTTCTTGTCGAACCCGCGGTGCGTGCGACGCAGGTATTTCCCGTACTTGCCACGCGCGGACAGGAACAGTCCCGCGCGGTCCATCCCAGGCTTGGACGGCTGAGGGTAGGCGGTGGCAACCTTGGGGCTGTCGCTCTTGGAGAGCCTCCAGGGGTCCACAAGCCGCTCCTCGCTGGCGCTTTGAAGCGAGTCGAAATCGTCACGGAAGTACTGCACGTCGATGGCGAGCGACCGACGCATCTCGTCGAGCAACGCCTTCATGATCTCGGCACGCAGAGAAGCGTCGGCCTCGCGCAGCGACGGATGCACCTGCTCCCAGCGATCCTGGCGCTCGGCGACCCACTGGAGGTCGGCGTAGTCGATCTCCAGCAGTCCTGTCTGCTCCAAGTTCGGCATGGTGACGCGCCAGCCGCGCTCCAGATCGAGATAGAGGCGAAAGGCGATCACGTCCCGCAGGGTCCTGGCCGCGGCAGCGGCCAGACGCGGGGGCAGGTCGTCCTCGCCCGTGTATACGAAGGGGTCCAGGGCAAGGGCGTTAGCCACCCGGGAAGTCAGGTCCTCGTGTTGGATGCCTTCCGGGCCCGCGTCCACTGCGGCCCGATACAGCGCCCCGCGCAATTCGGTGACCTGAACGAAGTCGTTGAAGTGGCCGGCCTGGAGAGAGGCGTCCTGCCGGTTGTCGACGAACGTGAGGAGCTTGCGTGCCGCCTTGGGAAGCGCTGCTTCCGGCACCCTGTCCAGCGAGCGAACGACGGAGGCGGAGATCAGCGAGGTCGCAGAGGATCGGCCTTCCTGGTCAAGGGTGGCCAGCTTGGCGAAGTCCTTGCCGCGAGTCTGCTCGTAGGAAACGGAACAGTGCAGGCAGAAGAGGAACGGGGCGGGGATAAACGCCGCGTGCAGCTCGCCCTTGGACTCGTTGCCGTACGGATCAACGGTAATCGCCCGCGGCATCCGGTCCCGGTAGGACTTCTTGACGACCTCCTGCTCCCTGTCGTCGATCTCCAGCCAGGACTCCGGCAGCCGCCGGTCCGCGATGGCCTCTTCGGGGGTGTGGGGCCAGGGGGTCGTGTGCGGGTAGCGGTCCGAATCGATATAGAGGTAGCCGTCGCCGGCGCGGCCCCCGGTGGCGGCGGTATCGCGGCGCGGTTCGTAGCGAATCTCGCCGTCCTTCTCCGTACGCCACACGGTCAGGTACTCCTGACCGCACTCGCGGCAGAAGGCAAGCGGCATCAGGACGTGTCCGTCGGTACCGGGCCGGACCCGCTGGTAGTCGCGGGTGGGGTAGCGGTCGGCCTTGCTTTCTAGGGTGACGTAGACGGTGTCGCCCTTGGACAGGAACTGGTGGAGCCGGAAGGCGAACAGGGGACGTTCGGTGACGGGGTGGTACGCCTGCGATCCCGCTTCCAGCGTGTCCCGGAGGGCATCCGCGCACTGGGACTCCGCCACCCCGCTCTGTCCGGCGAGTTCGGCGGCGGCCTCCTCGATCTTCCGCGGCTTCTGGCGCACCAGCTGCCCCGTGGCGTCGTCGGTGCCGAGGCCGAAGTACGTCTCGATCCAGCGCGCGAGAGGATCGGTGACGAGGTCGGCGTAGGCGCTCGGGGCAGAGGTGCCCGTCAGGCGCTCGGCGGGGACGACGGTCGGAGTCTCGCCGGTGGCGCGGACCAGCGTCTCACCGATGATGTGCTCGGGCCCGACCTTCGTACCGAAGAGCTTGGTCGCCATGTCGGCCACCACTGTCTTCTGCCTCTCCAGGCTGCCTTCGGTAGACATCGTCGCGGACGTGCCGATGCACTGCACATCGTCGGCGCGACAGGCGTCGCGCACCCGGCGAATCAGCAGGGCCACGTCCGCGCCTTGTCGGCCGCGGTAGGTGTGCAGTTCGTCGAAGACGAGGAAGCGCAGGCCCTCGGCCATGGCCACGAGGCTGTCGCGGTCGTCGGGCCGGGTGAGCATCAGTTCCAGCATCACGTAATTGGTGAGCAAGATGTCCGGCGGATTCTTGCGGATCTTCCTGCGGGTCTCGTCGTCCTCCTGGCCCGTGTAACGGGCGAAGGTGACCGGCTCGTTGCCCGCGCCGTAACCGTTGCGAAGATACTTCTCCAGCTCCTTGACCTGGCTGTTGGCGAGGGCGTTCATCGGGTAGACGATGATGGCCCGCACCCGCTTGGGTGCGTCGGGCCCGGCCTCCTGCCGCTCCTTGAGCACCCGGTCGACGATGGGCACCATGTAGGCGAGAGACTTGCCGGACCCGGTGCCGGTGGTCAGGACGTAGGACACGCCAACTGCCGCCGCGTCGATCGCCGCACGCTGGTGACGGTGCAGGGTGAGCGGCCGGCCGTCGCACACGGTGGAGTTCTCTGACTTACCCGCCTGGAAGATCTTCGCGCATTCGGCGTGCAGAACCTTCTGCGCAGCCAGTTCGGCAACCGTTCCGGCGGAGGCGAAGAAGGGGTTGAGCGACAGCCAGGGGTTGGGCCACTGCGACTTGTCGTCGAGGTCCTTCTTCACGAAGTCCTTGATGCGCTCGTCGCGGATTACTGTGCCGCCCTCGGTGAACGAACGGTAGTCATCGATGAGCTGTTCGTGCACACCGAAGACGTCCATGCCGGAGCCGGACAAGGAGCGCTTCGCGGGCTTCGGAGCCGTCGGCTCGCAGGGCTGCGGTGTGGTGACCGACGCGGCCTCTTCAGTGGGCCGCAGCAGCCACTTCACCGGGTCGAAGTCCTGCCAGACCGGGAGAGAGCTGCCCTCCGTCACGAAGGGCAGCAGGGCCTCCCGTACGGCGACAGCGTCGGCCGGGCGATCGGCCGGGTTCTTCGCGAGGAGGCGGTCTACCAGGCGGGCCAGGGCCTCAGGCACATCCGAGCGGAGCAGACGCACCGGCGTCGGTTCCTGGTTGAGGTGCTTGTCACGGAAGTCGAAGGCGGTGTTGCCCATGAAGGGCGGGTTTGCCAGAAACATCTCGTGCAGCACGCACCCGAGGGCATACAGGTCGGCGGCCTGGGTGACGAGGCTGGCTTCGAACTGTTCCGGCGCCATGTAGCGGGCTGTACCGACCGTCACTCCCGTGCTGGTCAGCTTGGTGCCGTCGGGGTCGTCGACGATGCGCCCGATCCCGAAGTCGAGGACCTTGACCGCGCCCCCACGGGTGAGCATCACGTTGCGGGGCTTGAGGTCCCGGTGGACCACTTCGGCGGCATGAGCGGCGGCCAGGGCGTCGGCCATCTGAGCCCCGATGGCGGCGACCCAGGAGACCGGGAGCTGCCCCTCTTCCGCGATCAGGTCGGCGAGCGGGTGACCATCCAGGAACTCCATGACGAGGAAGGGAAGGCCACCGTTGGTCTCATCCACCCCACCGTCGATGGTGCGGGGCAGGTTGGGATGGCTCAGCAGGTGCATGATGCGCACTTCACGCGCGAATCTCGCCACCGCGTGCGAGTCAGTCTGGGTCTGCACCAGCGTGCCCGAGCGGCGGCGGCGAATGAGTTTGATGGCGACGACGCGTGCGGGCGAATCCTCGGTCTCGTCCAGGTCCTCGGCGCGGTGCACCTCACCCATGTTCCCCGAGTCCACATAGCTCAGCAGGCGGAACCGCCCTGCAACCGTCTCAGAATCCTCACTCATGCTGCTGCCTCCCCGTACGGCCCCGCCGAGAGGGCACGCTGCTTCCCCTAATGACGGGCGCACTCATCGTGACAGACGGGAACGCCCACAGAACGAACGTACACGCTGAAGCCGATCGGTTCAATTTGCTGCACGTTAACGACGTCAACATGCAGTCGGTGTTAGTGTGATCCCGCCGAGGGCTTGCACCTGCCGAAGTCACGAACATCCAGCGACTCACGCGGCTACTGCAGCTTGCTCCGGCTCGCCGGGCGAAGTGAGCCGCAAGGCAGGGCAAGCGCTGGCGAAACAGCGGTGGACGGTGCGGGCCACACCGTCGGGGTGTCTGTACAGGCCGATCATGGCAGCCGAAACGGAGAGACGACATGGGCGATCTGGCCAATACGGTGGCAAAACTCGAAGAAGAGGTAGCGGACGTCCGCGAGCTGCGAAAGATCGTGGAACGGCTCGACACGGAAATCTTCTCCCGCATGGAGGAGATCGAGGAAGCCGGCACGGAGATCCTCAACCTCCATGGGGATCTTGACGACCAGATCGCCGAGCACGACTACATGGCCGTCGAACAGTCCGTCGCTTCCTTGCGGGGGCTCGTGGACGTGGAGACGGTCCTCCCGGCGATCGACACCGTGCTCCTTCTCACCGCCCTGCGCGACGACGCGCCTGTACCGGATCTCACTCTGCCTCTCGCTTCCTTCGCCGACGATGACTCCTGGGAGCACCCTCGGCTCACGCAGGAGGACCTGGACCGCGAGTTCAAGGCCGAACTGGTCCGGGCGGATCAGCGCTGGCAAGAGGTCTGGGGCGACCATTCGTGGGACGACGAGGGGGAACGGCAGTCCCACCAGGCGGAGGACAGGGCCGACGCCGAAACGGAAGCGATCAAGGCCCGGGCCGGCCGAGCCGGAGCCCATCTCATGGGCCTCGTCGATCACATCGGCGAAACGCTGTGGCCCGAGCTTGTGGAGGCGGTGGAATCCAGTGACCGTGAGCGCGCGGCCCGGGCGCTGGCGGCGGCGGCGTCCGCGGCGCGTGCGACGGAGACCGCCTACAAGCTGTACGAGGTCAACCTGTCGATCCAGTTCGAGTCGTCGCCGGATTCGATGGGTGCCATGGGCGAGTTTTTGAGCGGCGTCCAGGGGTGGTTGCTGTCGGAGAAGCCTGAATGACGGGCCGCGAACTCGGCTGCCTCCCCCGCACAACCTCAGTTACCACGTGAAGGCAGCGAATCGGCCACGGAGTCTCTGCGCCTCCGGAAGGCAGACGTGGCCGGATGCCGCCCCCCTCCTCTCGCCTCCGGGCTGGCACAAGCAGATGTCTCGTGCCGAAGTCGCTGAACGGGCCGGATAGGCAAAGAAACGAATGCAAGGAGCAGCACAGGCACGTTCACGCTTCCCAGCGGGAGAGCGAACACGCGACGAGCCATCCCATACCAGCCTCCCGAACTAATTTCTGCCACCCTGCATGCTCTGCCGGACCCTCCACGTAACCTCGCAGACATGGAGGAACCCGCACCCGGCACACCGCCGGAACCCGGCGACGCGCCCTCGGCACCCGACGCCGACGAGACGCGCCGTCGCCTCGACGCATACGCGTACCTCAGCGCGCCGGAGCGGCTGGAGTACCTCGCGATCATGCGGGTCTTCTGCGGCACGCTCCTGGCTGACCTGGCCGTCCCGGACCTGATGGCGAAGCTGCGCGAGGGCGGCGGGCCCGCCGCCGGACTCGACGCCGACCCCCTCACGGCGCGGCTGGAACAGCTGGTGAAGTGGGGGAACCTGCTGCGCGGCAGCCACACCGTGAAGGCATCCAGCATCACGGAGTACCAGCGTTCGCGGGCCCGCTACCAGCTGTCGCGGCTGGGCGAGCGTGTCCAGCGGGACGCCGACGGTGTGCTGGCCGAGGCCGACGCCGCCCGCGAGGTGAGCAACGAGCTGCTGGCTCTGGTCGAGCGGGGGCTGCGAGAGCTGGCCGAGCTGGTCGCCGAGCCGGGCGGCATAGCCCCGCAGGACGGGCTGGAGCGGGTCAGCACGTTGTTCGTACAGTTCGCCGGGTTCGCGGACTCCGTCCGGGACTTCTACGCCTATCTCGGCCAGGTGCTCGCCCGGTACGACTTGGACAGTGGCGAGTACCAGGGCTTCAAGGAACTCCTCCTGGACTACGTCGAGGCGATCACGGAGGACGTGTCCTTCCGCGCCCCCCGCATCTCGGCAGCGTTGGGCGCGCTCTGGCCCCACCTCCCTGGCTTGTTGGAGCAACTGAACGCTCACGCGCAGGGGCTCGCCGGGCTGCCGACGCAGAGCGAAAGCCGTACAGAGACCCGCGTACAGCGCAGCCGGGGTCGCGAGCTCGCGGACTGGGAGGGGCTGCGGGGCTGGTTCAGGGACACCGACGGGCAGGGCAGCCAGGTCGACCAGCTGCGCGACGCCACCCTGCGGGCCCTTCAGTCGCTGCTGGCCAACGCCAAGCGGATGCTGCGCTCGGCCACCGGCGAGATGTCGCGGCGCCGGGACCTGTTGCGGCTGGCCCGGTGGTTCGACGAGGCCGCGCCGCAGGACGCGCACGACATCGCCGTCGCCGCCTTCGGGCTGTACGGCGCGCGCCACCTGGGCATACCGCCCGCCGCGGACGAGGTAGTGCCCGCCTACACCAGCTGGTGGACCGGCCCGGTGGTCGAGGTACCGGTCGCGCTGCGCGAGAGGGGCAGCCGCGCCCAGCGAGGCCGGACGGCGTCGGTGGAGGACCATTCCGCGCAGAAGGAACGGCTGCGGGAGGCGGCGCGTCAGCGGGCGGCTGACAGAAGCGCTGCGGCGGACGAGCTGTGCAGTGCGTCCGCCCGTTTCGACGGCGTACGGCTCACTTCGGCGGCGCTCAGCCTGCTCCTGGAGCTGCTGGCCACGGCGCTCGGGAACGCGCAGCTCAGGCGGCGCGCCGAGGCGGACGAGCGGGAGGAGCGGGGCTTCGGGCTGGACGCCGCGTGGAGCGAGGACGCCGATCTGGGCATCCGGCTCACGGTGCACCGTACGGCGGGAGCGCGCACGCTTCTCCGCTCGGCCGACGGGGATCTGCTGCTGGACGACCTGGAGCTGGTGGTCCACAGGACGGCCGTCTCGGCGGAAGGAGCGGAGCCCACCGGCAGCGAGACTCCTCCCCCTCGGTCGCACAGCGCGCCCGTCGGCGGTGCGGAGATGAGCGTGTCATGACGCTTCCCTCCGCCCACGACGTGGCTCTGGCCACCGAACGCCGTACCGCGGCAAGGCTGTTGCTCGCCCACCCGCTGGTCACATCGGACGGCCCGCACGCCGACCTCTTTCCGCTGGTCCGCAGGCACGCCGACTGGCTGGGCGGCCGGTTCCAGCAAGTGCTCGGCTACCGCCTCCTGGTCGACAGCTCCTACGCCCGGCTGTTCAAGGCCGGGCTCGGAGCCCGGTCGGGGCACCGGCTCGTGCGGTCCACCGGCACACCCTTCACACCGCATACCTACGCCTGCCTGGCGCTGGCCCTGTCGGTGCTGGTCACCGCGCCGGAGCAGCTGCTGTTGTCTCAGCTCGTCGCCGACATCCGGGCCGCGGCGGCCGATGCGGACGTCGAGCTGGAGGAGACCGGACGGGTGGCCGGGAAGCGGACGCTGGTCGCGGCTCTGCGGCAGCTCGTCGAGTGGGGTGTCCTGATCGAGACCCACGGCCACGTGGGCGTCATCGCCCAGGAGGCCGACGGGGAGGCGTTGATCACGGTCGACCGGGAGCTCGCCCGCGTCATCGTGGCCGGACCGCTCACCCAGTCGCGGGACGGCGCCGACCTGGTCCGGCAGGCGGCGGACCCGGGGTTCGGAGGACCGCGCACCTACGTGCGCCGGATGCTCGTCGAGACCCCTGTCGTCCACCTCGATGAACTGACCGAAACCGAACGTGACTGGCTCCGCACCCGCCAGCGCCGGGAGGCCCAGGCGTTCCTCGAACTCCTGGGCCTGGAGACGGAGATCCGCGCCGAGGGAGTGGCCCTGGTCGACCCCGAGGAGGAGCTGACCGACATCCACCTGCCTGGGACGGGGACCGTCGCCCAGGCCGCGTTGCTGCTGGTGGAACGACTGGTGGAGCGGCTCCGACCGGCGGAGCCCGGACATCCCGCGACCGGCGGTGTTCTCGTCGTCGGGGTCGCCGTTCCGGACGGTGCGGTGGATGAGCTTCTGGCCGAACTGGTCGCCGAGTACGGGCAGCGCAGCAACTGGCAGCGCGGCTACCTCGAAGACCCCGATGCCCTGCGTGAAGCCGTGCTGGACCTGCTCTCCCGTATGCGCTTGATCACCCCTGCCGGCCCGCTTCGATCCGAGGGCGAGGGGCTGCCGGAAGCGTACGCCGACGAGCTACCGGAAGGCCGCCAGGTCACCGACGTCCGCGCGGCCAGGCCCGGTGGCAGCGAGGGCTGGATCCTGCTGGCCTCAGCAGCCCGATACACCACCCGCGTCACCGTGCGGACGGCCGGCGAGTGGCCCGGTTCCACCGACACACAGCAGGAGTTGCCGCTATGACCACCGATGCCCGTGGTCTCGTTCCACTTCCGCGTTCAGGTCACGCGCCGACGGCGAGCACCCGCTTCCGGCTGCACCGGGCGGGCATCCAGAACGTCTGGCAGTACGACGAGCAGGAGTTCGCCTTCGGCGACGGGCGGCTGCTGCTGCGCGGCAAGAACGGGGCGGGCAAGTCCAAGGCCCTGGAGATGCTGCTCCCGTACCTCCTGGACGGCGACTCCCGGGCCCTCGATGCCACCGGCACCGGGCGGACGACGCTCGCCTGGCTGATGCTGGACGGCTTCGAGCAGACCAACCGCCTCGGCTATCTGTGGGTGGAGTTCCGAGGGACGGACGAGGCCGGCGTCCACCGCTATCTGACGCTCGGCGCCGCGATCCGTGCCTCGAAGTCGGCGCAGAAGGCGGTGCCGACCTTCTTCGTCACTCCGCTGCGCGTCGGCGAGGACCTGCACCTGGTCGAGGCGGGCAAACCCCTTGCCGTCGACCGGCTCAAGGAGATCGTCGGCTCCGGCAACACGACGGACCGAGCGGTCGAACACCGTGCCCGCGTGGCCCGGGACCTCTTCGGGATCACGGACGCGACGCGCTACCGCAACCTCACCCAGCTCCTGCACCGGCTACGGCGGCCCACGGTCGGGGACCGCATCGAGCACGGCGGTCTGGCCGTCCTGCTGAGTGAGACCCTGCCCGGACTCGACGAGGACGTGGTCGAGAAGGTGGCGCGCAACCTCCACGATCTGGACACCGTGCGGGCCGAACTGGGGCGCCTGGAACGTACCGACGCGGCCTTGCGCACCTTCCTCTCCGACTACCGCCGCTACCTCGCCGGGGTCCTGCGCTCCGCGGCGCGGGACGTGAGCCGGGAACTGGACACTCTCTCCGAGCGCCGC from Streptomyces sp. NBC_01754 includes:
- a CDS encoding TIGR02677 family protein; this encodes MEEPAPGTPPEPGDAPSAPDADETRRRLDAYAYLSAPERLEYLAIMRVFCGTLLADLAVPDLMAKLREGGGPAAGLDADPLTARLEQLVKWGNLLRGSHTVKASSITEYQRSRARYQLSRLGERVQRDADGVLAEADAAREVSNELLALVERGLRELAELVAEPGGIAPQDGLERVSTLFVQFAGFADSVRDFYAYLGQVLARYDLDSGEYQGFKELLLDYVEAITEDVSFRAPRISAALGALWPHLPGLLEQLNAHAQGLAGLPTQSESRTETRVQRSRGRELADWEGLRGWFRDTDGQGSQVDQLRDATLRALQSLLANAKRMLRSATGEMSRRRDLLRLARWFDEAAPQDAHDIAVAAFGLYGARHLGIPPAADEVVPAYTSWWTGPVVEVPVALRERGSRAQRGRTASVEDHSAQKERLREAARQRAADRSAAADELCSASARFDGVRLTSAALSLLLELLATALGNAQLRRRAEADEREERGFGLDAAWSEDADLGIRLTVHRTAGARTLLRSADGDLLLDDLELVVHRTAVSAEGAEPTGSETPPPRSHSAPVGGAEMSVS
- a CDS encoding protein kinase domain-containing protein, with amino-acid sequence MSEDSETVAGRFRLLSYVDSGNMGEVHRAEDLDETEDSPARVVAIKLIRRRRSGTLVQTQTDSHAVARFAREVRIMHLLSHPNLPRTIDGGVDETNGGLPFLVMEFLDGHPLADLIAEEGQLPVSWVAAIGAQMADALAAAHAAEVVHRDLKPRNVMLTRGGAVKVLDFGIGRIVDDPDGTKLTSTGVTVGTARYMAPEQFEASLVTQAADLYALGCVLHEMFLANPPFMGNTAFDFRDKHLNQEPTPVRLLRSDVPEALARLVDRLLAKNPADRPADAVAVREALLPFVTEGSSLPVWQDFDPVKWLLRPTEEAASVTTPQPCEPTAPKPAKRSLSGSGMDVFGVHEQLIDDYRSFTEGGTVIRDERIKDFVKKDLDDKSQWPNPWLSLNPFFASAGTVAELAAQKVLHAECAKIFQAGKSENSTVCDGRPLTLHRHQRAAIDAAAVGVSYVLTTGTGSGKSLAYMVPIVDRVLKERQEAGPDAPKRVRAIIVYPMNALANSQVKELEKYLRNGYGAGNEPVTFARYTGQEDDETRRKIRKNPPDILLTNYVMLELMLTRPDDRDSLVAMAEGLRFLVFDELHTYRGRQGADVALLIRRVRDACRADDVQCIGTSATMSTEGSLERQKTVVADMATKLFGTKVGPEHIIGETLVRATGETPTVVPAERLTGTSAPSAYADLVTDPLARWIETYFGLGTDDATGQLVRQKPRKIEEAAAELAGQSGVAESQCADALRDTLEAGSQAYHPVTERPLFAFRLHQFLSKGDTVYVTLESKADRYPTRDYQRVRPGTDGHVLMPLAFCRECGQEYLTVWRTEKDGEIRYEPRRDTAATGGRAGDGYLYIDSDRYPHTTPWPHTPEEAIADRRLPESWLEIDDREQEVVKKSYRDRMPRAITVDPYGNESKGELHAAFIPAPFLFCLHCSVSYEQTRGKDFAKLATLDQEGRSSATSLISASVVRSLDRVPEAALPKAARKLLTFVDNRQDASLQAGHFNDFVQVTELRGALYRAAVDAGPEGIQHEDLTSRVANALALDPFVYTGEDDLPPRLAAAAARTLRDVIAFRLYLDLERGWRVTMPNLEQTGLLEIDYADLQWVAERQDRWEQVHPSLREADASLRAEIMKALLDEMRRSLAIDVQYFRDDFDSLQSASEERLVDPWRLSKSDSPKVATAYPQPSKPGMDRAGLFLSARGKYGKYLRRTHRGFDKKMDFADLQTVIEDLLKVLRNAGLVTEVSVAPQRAGRFRKPSATVTGYRVSAASIIWRAGTGETGAHDPLTRTYPSGDGPRVNAFFRQLYRETADGLSGLFAREHTAQVDPEDRQKREEAFSKAELKLLYCSPTMELGVDISSLNAVMMRNVPPTPANYAQRSGRAGRSGQPALVTTYCATGNSHDQYYFRRSDRMVAGAVAPPRLDLANEDLVRSHLQGIWLAEAGLTLGRAIPQVLDIAHGENSGSPTPGLALRDGIRDASHEPGAQTRTVDAARRILGPLLPQFGDTTWWDERWIEDAVRKAPRNFDRAFDRWRDLYRSALVDQYVQNKRVLDHTLTEGDRRQAFRRRTQAETQLNLLKNESPDNRSVLSDFNPYRYLASEGFLPGYSFPRLPLAAFIPSRGGRHGDGDYLQRPRFLAIREFGPGALIYHEGARYQVTRIQLPPDSSGDISTSEARRCGHCGYLDEPELRRDKCDMCKKPLGAPTYGLLHLHTVYTQRRERISSDEEERRRAGYRLETSYRFRRHGARQGRQDARVADSTGPLATLTYGDSATVRITNVGRLRAKDNEPPGYWLDPADGRWMNERDASDASGDSSEMPVVDADGKDKRRKKRVIPFVEDRRNILVVTLDEPLPEPVALTLMYALERGIETAFELEDSELTSELLPPADGPRDRLLFTEAAEGGAGVLRRLQAEPGALAKAALQALAICHFDEYGGDDKGPHPDRPCARGCYECLLTYGNQLHHGVINRHDVTDVLLRLASAEATSEKRGETTTEQHLRLMTASAPVSTPAPGAGGAASVTAVETEFLNWLRERGLRLPDEAGVTVSEADARPDFVYRMPGVNLAVFVGGEDDARRDEDAEDRLFLARWDVIRFPEGGDWEAIAAEHARYFGLGSS
- a CDS encoding TIGR02678 family protein; the encoded protein is MTLPSAHDVALATERRTAARLLLAHPLVTSDGPHADLFPLVRRHADWLGGRFQQVLGYRLLVDSSYARLFKAGLGARSGHRLVRSTGTPFTPHTYACLALALSVLVTAPEQLLLSQLVADIRAAAADADVELEETGRVAGKRTLVAALRQLVEWGVLIETHGHVGVIAQEADGEALITVDRELARVIVAGPLTQSRDGADLVRQAADPGFGGPRTYVRRMLVETPVVHLDELTETERDWLRTRQRREAQAFLELLGLETEIRAEGVALVDPEEELTDIHLPGTGTVAQAALLLVERLVERLRPAEPGHPATGGVLVVGVAVPDGAVDELLAELVAEYGQRSNWQRGYLEDPDALREAVLDLLSRMRLITPAGPLRSEGEGLPEAYADELPEGRQVTDVRAARPGGSEGWILLASAARYTTRVTVRTAGEWPGSTDTQQELPL